The proteins below are encoded in one region of Aquisphaera giovannonii:
- a CDS encoding trypsin-like peptidase domain-containing protein, protein MSSTSGRSLVACPREVGSRCPYCPDAVAVGDLIMVCQSCGTVHHRACWNGHGGCGAYSCTPARREVDSPRAGVLTISAADLDRAVPLPAARPHSYSVNGAASGAGRGAAAPTWERADPRRLNRLAMASFVCGLAGIPLFGLVTGLVAIGLAAFALAAIRATPQRGLWMAISGMILGMADVVGWLLLISAYFGGASGATELRFAENPPEVSTLADLDPPIRRALCANVLIETGGLLGKAIGSGVILQMRDGRALIVTNRHVVDHGFSGGDSPPPAPESLGELTIRMIGHPPGHGRVVWLAPAPIDLALVQAEAAAPAEAALFRKGRPARVGQPVFAVGNPYRLGWSHTQGVISQMRSQLAGLRQVQVIQTQASINPGNSGGGLYDRDGYLLGINTWTSDKRISEGIGFAIAFDSLLALDPPFLEKEAGKAEAGGAGDRARPESRSETPGGEAKRGEVRS, encoded by the coding sequence GTGAGCTCGACGAGTGGGCGATCCCTGGTGGCCTGCCCTCGCGAGGTCGGCTCCCGCTGTCCATACTGCCCCGACGCGGTGGCCGTCGGCGACCTGATCATGGTCTGCCAGTCCTGCGGCACCGTCCACCACCGCGCCTGCTGGAACGGGCATGGCGGTTGCGGCGCCTACTCCTGCACGCCCGCCCGGCGCGAGGTCGACTCGCCGCGGGCGGGGGTGTTGACGATCTCCGCCGCCGACCTGGATCGGGCGGTGCCCCTCCCCGCGGCGCGGCCGCACTCGTACTCGGTCAACGGGGCGGCCTCGGGCGCGGGCCGCGGCGCGGCGGCCCCGACGTGGGAGAGGGCCGATCCCCGCCGGCTGAATCGCCTCGCCATGGCGTCCTTCGTCTGCGGCCTGGCCGGTATCCCGCTGTTCGGGCTCGTCACGGGCCTCGTCGCCATCGGCCTGGCCGCCTTCGCCCTCGCGGCGATCCGCGCCACGCCGCAGCGGGGGCTCTGGATGGCGATCTCCGGCATGATCCTCGGCATGGCGGACGTCGTGGGCTGGCTCCTGCTCATCTCCGCCTACTTCGGCGGCGCCAGCGGGGCGACCGAGCTGAGGTTCGCGGAGAATCCCCCCGAGGTCTCCACGCTCGCGGACCTGGACCCGCCGATCCGCCGCGCCCTCTGCGCCAACGTGTTGATCGAGACCGGCGGCCTGCTCGGCAAGGCGATCGGCTCCGGCGTGATCCTCCAGATGCGCGACGGCCGCGCCCTGATCGTCACCAACCGCCACGTGGTGGACCACGGCTTCTCCGGCGGCGACAGCCCGCCGCCGGCCCCGGAGAGCCTGGGCGAGCTCACGATCCGGATGATCGGCCACCCCCCGGGCCATGGCCGCGTCGTCTGGCTGGCCCCGGCGCCGATCGACCTGGCCCTCGTCCAGGCCGAGGCGGCCGCCCCCGCGGAGGCGGCCCTCTTCCGGAAGGGGAGGCCGGCTCGCGTGGGCCAGCCGGTCTTCGCCGTCGGCAACCCGTACCGGCTCGGCTGGTCCCACACGCAGGGCGTCATCTCCCAGATGCGTTCCCAGCTCGCCGGACTCCGCCAGGTCCAGGTGATCCAGACCCAGGCGTCGATCAACCCGGGGAACAGCGGCGGCGGCCTCTACGACCGGGACGGCTACCTGCTGGGCATCAACACCTGGACGAGCGACAAGCGGATCAGCGAGGGGATCGGCTTCGCGATCGCGTTCGATTCCCTGCTGGCGCTCGACCCGCCGTTCCTGGAGAAGGAGGCGGGGAAGGCGGAGGCCGGCGGGGCGGGCGATCGGGCCCGTCCGGAATCGCGGAGTGAAACCCCCGGCGGCGAGGCCAAGCGAGGCGAGGTCAGGTCATGA
- a CDS encoding zinc finger domain-containing protein produces MSTVRLRRLQADFEKVSDYVRRHPRLQLIQTDGTPPERYQVEFQVKGLRQKGDELAVVASHMVEVLLPLSYPRMPPQCRMLTPVFHPNIAPHAICIGDHWSPGEPLWSILARIGEMIAYQSYNTRSPLNGEAAKWVEQHKDDLPLDPISLMPDEPPGPTAAAAAGPASAASAPATALVAATPPPPPAAAVPAPPATMAFACTSCRSMLKMPREMGGKRVRCPRCQAIIRAPGGPAEDSHG; encoded by the coding sequence ATGAGCACGGTGCGGCTCCGGCGACTCCAGGCGGATTTCGAGAAGGTGAGCGACTACGTCCGTCGCCACCCGAGGCTCCAGCTGATCCAGACCGACGGCACGCCGCCGGAGCGCTACCAGGTCGAGTTCCAGGTCAAGGGGCTCCGCCAGAAGGGGGACGAGCTGGCCGTCGTGGCGAGCCACATGGTCGAGGTGCTCCTCCCGCTGAGCTACCCGCGGATGCCGCCCCAGTGCCGCATGCTCACGCCGGTCTTCCACCCCAACATCGCCCCGCACGCCATCTGCATCGGCGACCACTGGAGCCCCGGCGAGCCCCTCTGGTCGATCCTCGCGCGGATCGGCGAGATGATCGCCTACCAGAGCTACAACACGCGCAGCCCCCTCAACGGCGAGGCCGCCAAGTGGGTGGAGCAGCACAAGGACGACCTCCCCCTGGACCCGATCAGCCTCATGCCCGACGAGCCCCCCGGGCCGACGGCGGCGGCGGCGGCCGGGCCCGCGTCCGCGGCGTCCGCGCCGGCGACGGCCCTGGTGGCGGCGACGCCGCCCCCGCCCCCGGCCGCCGCGGTCCCCGCGCCGCCCGCCACGATGGCCTTCGCCTGCACGTCGTGCCGATCGATGCTCAAGATGCCGCGCGAGATGGGCGGCAAGCGCGTCCGATGCCCGCGCTGCCAGGCGATCATTCGCGCCCCGGGCGGGCCGGCGGAAGATTCCCATGGATGA
- a CDS encoding DUF2752 domain-containing protein: MDDGDEVADDLDEVAATRVAARRHREVLVVAAIALALAFALDVGDDDRVTPRGCPGIPLPPTCMSRSLFGVDCPGCGLTRSVIRASRGDWSGSWRTHHLGILFLVVLLIQVPYRLAALRRPARPIVPPRWQDAMSYALIALLIGNWLIGLAARGPGPGLP, translated from the coding sequence ATGGATGACGGCGACGAGGTGGCCGACGACCTCGACGAGGTGGCCGCCACGCGCGTCGCGGCCCGGCGGCATCGGGAGGTCCTGGTGGTCGCCGCGATTGCCCTCGCCCTTGCCTTCGCCCTCGACGTCGGCGACGACGACCGGGTCACGCCCCGGGGATGCCCCGGCATCCCGCTCCCCCCCACCTGCATGTCCCGATCTCTCTTCGGCGTGGATTGCCCCGGCTGCGGCTTGACCCGCTCGGTGATCCGCGCCTCGCGGGGCGACTGGTCGGGCTCCTGGCGGACGCACCACCTGGGCATCCTGTTCCTCGTCGTCCTGCTGATCCAGGTCCCCTATCGCCTGGCGGCCCTCCGCCGGCCCGCGAGGCCGATCGTACCGCCGCGATGGCAGGATGCCATGAGCTATGCACTGATCGCCCTGCTGATCGGCAACTGGCTGATCGGGCTCGCGGCGCGGGGGCCCGGCCCCGGCCTGCCTTGA
- the zwf gene encoding glucose-6-phosphate dehydrogenase, with protein MPAKANEPAADSNPLRQSLPRARVPEPCAVVLFGSTGDLAHRKLVPALYNLARGGNLPSECAIVGFARRDWSDDDLRAEYEKTLEKEGGPDFKEIWPQFSTRLVFSPGNFDDPESYRKLKEKLEELDRTHGTRGNRIFYLAVSPEFFETIVEQLGKAGLIYPRHQESPWSRVVIEKPFGHDLGSAKELSRDLSKVLDESQVYRIDHYLGKETVQNILAFRFGNSIFEPIWNRRHVGAVQITVAEEVGMSGSRGAYYDTAGAIRDMVQNHMMQLLCLVAMEPPTDLSADVVRSEKVKVLQALPRWKPEDVYRNVVRAQYTAGSIEGKEVPGYLQEKGVKPDSRTAPYVAMRLELNNWRWAGVPFFLRTGKRLPKRATEIAIQFRRPPTELFEPEVDGHTGMNQLVLRIQPNEGASLAFEAKIPGSRRRLQEVRMDFRYGTAFAVPPPEAYERLLLDVMLGDPTLFTRTDEVDSAWRFITTILDAWELPDAPPPVNYVAGSWGPLEADKLLEADGSKWRRL; from the coding sequence ATGCCGGCGAAAGCCAACGAGCCTGCGGCCGATTCCAACCCGCTCCGCCAGTCGCTCCCCCGGGCCCGGGTCCCGGAGCCCTGCGCCGTCGTGCTCTTCGGCTCGACGGGCGACCTGGCCCACCGCAAGCTGGTCCCGGCCCTCTACAACCTGGCGAGGGGCGGGAACCTGCCCTCCGAGTGCGCCATCGTCGGCTTCGCCCGCCGCGACTGGTCCGACGACGACCTCCGCGCCGAGTACGAGAAGACGCTCGAGAAGGAAGGCGGCCCGGACTTCAAGGAGATCTGGCCGCAGTTCTCCACACGGCTCGTCTTCTCGCCGGGGAATTTCGACGACCCGGAGTCCTATCGCAAGCTCAAGGAGAAGCTCGAGGAGCTGGACCGGACGCACGGCACGCGGGGCAACCGCATCTTCTACCTGGCCGTCTCGCCCGAATTCTTCGAGACGATCGTGGAGCAGCTGGGCAAGGCGGGGCTCATCTACCCGAGGCACCAGGAATCCCCGTGGAGCCGCGTCGTCATCGAGAAGCCGTTCGGCCACGACCTCGGCAGCGCCAAGGAGCTGAGCCGCGACCTGTCGAAGGTGCTCGACGAGTCCCAGGTCTACCGCATCGACCATTACCTGGGCAAGGAGACGGTCCAGAACATCCTGGCCTTCCGCTTCGGGAACAGCATCTTCGAGCCGATCTGGAACCGCCGGCACGTCGGCGCCGTGCAGATCACCGTGGCCGAGGAGGTCGGCATGTCCGGCTCCCGCGGGGCCTACTACGACACGGCCGGCGCGATCCGGGACATGGTCCAGAACCACATGATGCAGCTCCTCTGCCTGGTGGCGATGGAGCCCCCGACGGACCTGTCCGCGGACGTCGTCCGCAGCGAGAAGGTGAAGGTCCTCCAGGCCCTGCCGCGCTGGAAGCCGGAGGACGTCTACCGCAACGTCGTCCGCGCCCAGTACACGGCCGGCTCGATCGAGGGCAAGGAGGTCCCCGGCTACCTCCAGGAGAAGGGCGTGAAGCCCGACTCCAGGACGGCCCCCTACGTGGCGATGCGGCTCGAGCTGAACAACTGGCGATGGGCGGGCGTGCCGTTCTTCCTGCGGACCGGCAAGCGGCTGCCGAAGCGGGCGACGGAGATCGCCATCCAGTTCCGCCGGCCGCCGACGGAGCTGTTCGAGCCCGAGGTGGACGGCCACACCGGCATGAACCAGCTCGTCCTGCGGATCCAGCCGAACGAGGGGGCGAGCCTCGCCTTCGAGGCCAAGATCCCCGGCTCCCGGCGGCGGTTGCAGGAGGTCCGCATGGACTTCCGCTACGGGACCGCCTTTGCCGTCCCGCCGCCGGAGGCCTACGAGCGGCTCCTCCTCGACGTCATGCTCGGCGACCCCACCCTGTTCACCCGGACCGACGAGGTGGACAGCGCCTGGCGTTTCATCACCACGATCCTCGACGCCTGGGAGCTGCCCGACGCCCCGCCCCCCGTCAACTACGTCGCGGGGAGTTGGGGCCCGCTCGAGGCCGACAAGCTCCTCGAGGCCGACGGCTCCAAGTGGCGTCGGCTCTGA
- a CDS encoding TolC family protein, with amino-acid sequence MRSISWPRRGILAIACLLASSRILAQGPTIPEPLRTPGQGSQSLLGPALGGMGGMGDSGPPGAADEPLSGRIGTAVPRVPATVTSPNPRQVGVPERERITTPSALPLAEVPLFGPLSVPRTGEEVGPAGGLTLDQAIERLVHENLALKARALELPQADADILTASLRANPVLYADSQLVPYGSYTKDRPGGQTQYDVNITYPLDVTHKRKARTMAAARAKNVLQAQYQDAVRIQIDNLYTAYSEFLGARETIRFADAARQGLDELLTRTRGLQEKGTRTIADVSRIEALLEASEVQLLDARETLQAARRNLGVLLNMPGGEAEALELRGTLRDAAPPPPPIDELVRMALECRPDVVAFRMGVHRAEAEVKLARANRMSDVYVLYQPYTFQDNRPTGTHSATSWALGVTVPLPVYNRNQGNIQRSHVNLTQSHVELAEREQQAANEVRQAERQYALTRAAVQRIEARLLPSATRVRDDAYKLFLRGEEDAIVYLNAQREFNEASRQYRDMLVRHRLAMLRLNTAVGQRLLP; translated from the coding sequence ATGCGCTCGATCTCCTGGCCGCGGAGAGGGATCCTCGCGATCGCCTGCCTCCTGGCGTCTTCCAGAATCCTCGCCCAGGGCCCGACGATCCCCGAGCCGCTCCGCACCCCGGGGCAGGGAAGCCAGTCGCTCCTCGGCCCCGCGCTCGGCGGCATGGGTGGCATGGGCGACTCGGGACCGCCGGGTGCCGCGGACGAGCCCCTGAGCGGGCGAATCGGCACGGCGGTCCCGCGCGTGCCCGCGACCGTGACCTCGCCGAATCCCCGCCAGGTCGGGGTCCCGGAGCGGGAGCGGATCACCACGCCCTCGGCGCTGCCCCTGGCGGAGGTCCCCCTGTTCGGCCCGCTCTCCGTACCCCGCACGGGCGAGGAGGTCGGTCCCGCCGGCGGCCTGACGCTGGACCAGGCCATCGAGCGGCTCGTCCACGAGAATCTCGCCCTGAAGGCCAGGGCCCTGGAGCTGCCCCAGGCCGACGCCGACATCCTGACCGCCAGCCTGCGGGCCAACCCCGTCCTCTATGCCGACTCCCAGCTCGTCCCCTACGGATCGTACACCAAGGACCGCCCGGGCGGGCAGACGCAATATGACGTGAACATCACCTATCCGCTCGACGTCACGCACAAGCGGAAGGCCCGGACGATGGCCGCCGCCCGCGCCAAGAACGTGCTCCAGGCCCAGTACCAGGACGCGGTCCGGATCCAGATCGACAACCTGTACACCGCCTACAGCGAATTCCTCGGGGCCAGGGAGACCATCCGCTTCGCCGACGCCGCCCGCCAGGGGCTCGACGAACTCCTGACGCGAACCCGCGGACTACAGGAGAAGGGGACGCGGACGATCGCCGACGTCAGCCGGATCGAGGCCCTGCTGGAGGCCTCCGAGGTGCAGCTCCTGGACGCGCGGGAGACCCTCCAGGCCGCCCGGAGGAACCTCGGCGTCCTCCTGAACATGCCCGGCGGCGAGGCCGAGGCGCTGGAGCTCCGCGGCACGCTCCGCGACGCGGCCCCGCCGCCCCCGCCGATCGACGAGCTCGTCCGCATGGCGCTGGAATGCCGCCCGGACGTCGTCGCCTTCCGGATGGGCGTCCACCGCGCCGAGGCCGAGGTGAAGCTGGCCCGGGCCAACCGCATGTCCGACGTGTACGTCCTGTACCAGCCGTACACCTTCCAGGACAACCGGCCGACCGGCACCCACAGCGCGACGTCCTGGGCGCTCGGCGTGACCGTGCCCCTGCCGGTCTACAACCGCAATCAGGGGAACATCCAGCGCTCGCACGTGAACCTGACGCAATCTCACGTCGAGCTGGCCGAGCGGGAGCAGCAGGCGGCCAACGAGGTCCGGCAGGCCGAACGCCAGTACGCCCTCACGAGGGCCGCGGTCCAGCGGATCGAGGCGCGATTGCTCCCCAGCGCCACGCGGGTCCGCGACGACGCCTACAAGCTCTTCCTCCGCGGCGAGGAGGACGCCATCGTCTACCTCAACGCCCAGCGCGAGTTCAACGAGGCCTCTCGTCAGTATCGCGACATGCTGGTCCGCCACCGGCTGGCGATGCTCCGCCTGAACACGGCCGTGGGCCAGCGACTGCTGCCGTGA
- a CDS encoding DUF5696 domain-containing protein, whose amino-acid sequence MCACFLPLLVAALAARDAGADRLEIVPNTPVMRLDEVGLYRLGYAYRGKSEKDFPVGWSGPFDEQTGVACQPMGIHDGKEALVLHCPWRGGTGVSFQEFRVRIPGRGKTMLLGATAMRPEAVGKSDGVTFRIKAGGRTCLDVHRSDAAWKEFAIDLSGAAGTVLTIRFEVDPGPKDDSSFDFAAWGDRRLTFEGIRADLRPHLPAPQVPLASLLPRRSGGAVPPAAEGVGAGTGISRDGEAFVLREEGTDGAFQYRWDRPATGSAGGFLGTVVLTATRKGATPVRVPVADSAELRWAGAAKPLESRWDEANTAGPTLWRTFEVDGKVATVRIRGSLHGKALVFDVEADRPLAVRLAPGAWGPAMRRRTVPIPYMSGEVHYLSMEGLFVAARMDWTTSRATTMDGGAAIYSPLTDGRRNPLRERLIYAAAWNVDEVLPNIPNPPSPYLEDLGRRTVLDIWGGRYADIAARLESLASYGIEGGVAIIHDWQRSGYDNALPAHIPAASDKGGDEAMKALVATARRLGYRIALHENYVDYYPNYEGYREGDIALDSAGKLQKAWYNEGTKIQSFAVKPNAIPPLAATQSPEIHRRYGTNANYLDVHSAVPPWFHVDQRAGEAGAGLFSRVWDVHRELWAYERRTHGGPVLGEGNNHWYWSGCLDGVEAQFGQGWQGERGREVPLMVDFDLLKIHPLQLNHGMGYYERWWGKPTWPGAAPMVALDHYRMQEVAFGHEGFVGGASWTQVPAAWLEHNLLSPVTARHATARPAEIRYEAGGKWVDSSTAAASEKSGDAFQRVRIRYDNGLTITANQAKEPVHVGAHLLPQYGWLAEGAGVKAGTTDRDGVVSDYAETADSVFANARPAREWNLLGGSRVRPEVDVFEVAGPRVIRVTYAWKVEAPLARDHVCFVHFFEQGGPRSAILFQQDHALAVPTSKWAAGRTIKDGPHEFPIPAGIPDGDYAWTIGLYSRGDGRATLEGVQDGESRIRLGTLKVADGGRSLTFTREPGAGDGRNAIYLEHVNTGNRLLYFGPVRTDGGVVLRRAAGRWTAWVFPRDRGFNLLLDPGRFSRPARISCDGGRRSISPSPEGTFWRLPLNGSARYEWEAGGTP is encoded by the coding sequence ATGTGCGCCTGTTTCTTGCCCCTCCTGGTCGCGGCCCTCGCCGCCCGGGATGCGGGCGCGGATCGCCTCGAGATCGTCCCGAATACGCCCGTGATGAGGCTCGACGAGGTCGGGCTCTATCGCCTGGGATATGCCTACCGGGGAAAGTCGGAGAAGGACTTCCCCGTGGGCTGGTCGGGCCCCTTCGACGAACAGACCGGGGTCGCCTGCCAGCCGATGGGCATCCACGACGGCAAGGAGGCCTTAGTCCTCCATTGCCCCTGGCGGGGCGGCACGGGGGTATCGTTCCAGGAATTCCGAGTGCGAATCCCCGGACGCGGAAAGACCATGCTCCTCGGGGCCACGGCGATGCGGCCCGAGGCCGTGGGCAAGTCGGACGGCGTGACCTTTCGCATCAAGGCTGGCGGCCGCACCTGCCTGGACGTCCACCGCTCCGACGCCGCCTGGAAGGAGTTTGCGATCGACCTGTCCGGGGCCGCCGGGACCGTGCTGACGATCCGATTCGAGGTCGACCCGGGGCCGAAGGACGACTCGTCCTTCGACTTCGCGGCCTGGGGCGACCGTCGCCTCACCTTCGAGGGAATCCGGGCGGACCTGCGCCCGCATCTCCCCGCGCCGCAGGTCCCCCTGGCATCACTCCTGCCGCGGCGATCCGGCGGTGCCGTGCCGCCGGCCGCGGAGGGCGTGGGGGCAGGGACGGGCATCTCGCGCGACGGCGAGGCCTTCGTGCTCCGCGAGGAAGGGACGGACGGGGCCTTCCAGTACCGCTGGGACAGGCCGGCGACGGGCTCGGCGGGCGGCTTCCTCGGGACCGTCGTCCTGACGGCGACGCGCAAGGGGGCCACGCCGGTCCGCGTTCCGGTCGCCGACTCGGCGGAACTCCGCTGGGCGGGCGCGGCGAAGCCACTCGAGAGTCGCTGGGACGAGGCCAACACCGCCGGCCCGACACTCTGGCGGACCTTCGAGGTCGACGGGAAGGTCGCCACCGTCCGGATCCGAGGCTCGCTCCACGGCAAGGCCCTCGTCTTCGACGTCGAGGCCGACCGGCCCCTCGCGGTACGCCTCGCCCCGGGAGCCTGGGGACCGGCGATGAGGCGGCGCACCGTGCCGATCCCCTACATGAGCGGCGAGGTGCATTATCTCTCCATGGAGGGGCTCTTCGTCGCGGCGAGGATGGACTGGACGACTTCGAGGGCGACGACCATGGACGGCGGGGCGGCGATCTACTCGCCCCTGACGGACGGCCGCCGCAATCCGCTCCGCGAGCGCCTGATCTACGCGGCGGCCTGGAATGTGGATGAGGTGCTGCCCAATATTCCGAACCCGCCCTCGCCCTACCTCGAAGACCTCGGGAGGCGGACGGTCCTGGACATCTGGGGGGGCCGCTACGCCGACATCGCCGCCCGGCTGGAGTCGCTCGCCAGCTACGGGATCGAGGGGGGCGTGGCGATCATCCACGACTGGCAGCGGAGCGGCTACGACAACGCGCTCCCGGCGCACATCCCGGCCGCGTCCGACAAGGGGGGCGACGAGGCGATGAAGGCCCTGGTGGCGACGGCCAGGAGGCTGGGCTATCGGATCGCTTTGCACGAGAACTACGTCGACTACTACCCCAACTACGAGGGCTACCGCGAGGGCGACATCGCCCTCGATTCCGCGGGCAAGCTCCAGAAGGCCTGGTACAACGAGGGGACGAAGATCCAGTCGTTCGCCGTGAAGCCCAACGCGATCCCGCCGCTCGCGGCGACGCAGTCGCCGGAGATCCATCGCCGATACGGGACCAACGCGAACTACCTGGACGTGCACTCGGCCGTGCCGCCCTGGTTCCACGTCGATCAGCGGGCCGGCGAGGCCGGGGCGGGGCTCTTCAGCCGGGTCTGGGACGTCCACCGCGAGCTCTGGGCCTACGAGCGGCGGACGCACGGCGGGCCCGTCCTCGGCGAGGGGAACAACCACTGGTACTGGAGCGGCTGCCTGGACGGCGTGGAGGCCCAGTTCGGCCAGGGCTGGCAGGGCGAACGTGGCCGCGAGGTCCCCCTGATGGTGGACTTCGACCTGCTGAAGATCCACCCCCTCCAGCTCAATCACGGGATGGGATACTACGAGCGATGGTGGGGCAAGCCGACCTGGCCCGGTGCCGCGCCCATGGTGGCGCTCGACCATTACAGGATGCAAGAAGTGGCGTTCGGTCACGAGGGGTTCGTCGGCGGGGCCAGCTGGACGCAGGTCCCCGCGGCCTGGCTGGAGCACAACCTGCTCTCCCCGGTCACGGCCCGCCATGCGACGGCGAGGCCCGCGGAGATACGCTACGAAGCGGGCGGCAAGTGGGTCGATTCCTCGACGGCCGCCGCGAGCGAGAAGTCCGGCGATGCGTTCCAGAGGGTGCGGATCCGGTATGACAACGGCCTCACGATCACGGCGAACCAGGCCAAGGAGCCGGTCCACGTCGGCGCCCACCTCCTGCCGCAATACGGCTGGCTCGCCGAGGGCGCGGGGGTCAAGGCGGGCACGACCGACCGGGACGGCGTGGTGTCGGATTACGCGGAGACGGCCGACAGCGTCTTCGCGAACGCCCGACCGGCCCGCGAGTGGAACCTCCTGGGAGGCTCCCGCGTCCGGCCCGAAGTCGACGTCTTCGAGGTTGCCGGTCCGAGGGTAATCCGCGTGACATACGCCTGGAAGGTCGAGGCTCCGTTGGCGCGCGACCATGTCTGCTTCGTCCACTTCTTCGAGCAAGGTGGTCCCAGATCTGCGATCCTCTTCCAGCAGGATCACGCCCTCGCCGTGCCGACCTCCAAGTGGGCCGCCGGCCGCACGATCAAGGACGGCCCGCACGAGTTCCCCATCCCGGCGGGCATCCCCGATGGCGACTACGCCTGGACCATCGGCCTATACAGCCGGGGCGACGGCCGGGCGACGCTGGAAGGCGTCCAGGATGGCGAGTCCCGGATCCGGCTGGGGACGCTGAAGGTGGCGGACGGCGGCCGGAGCTTGACGTTCACGCGGGAGCCTGGGGCCGGCGACGGGCGAAACGCCATCTATCTGGAGCACGTGAACACGGGCAACAGGCTTCTGTACTTCGGGCCGGTGCGGACCGATGGGGGCGTGGTCCTGCGTCGTGCGGCCGGCAGGTGGACCGCCTGGGTCTTCCCCCGCGATCGGGGATTCAACCTGCTGCTCGACCCGGGCCGCTTCAGCCGGCCGGCGAGGATCTCGTGCGACGGCGGCAGGAGATCGATTTCGCCGTCCCCGGAGGGCACGTTCTGGAGGCTGCCGCTGAACGGCTCGGCGCGGTACGAATGGGAAGCGGGCGGCACGCCTTGA
- a CDS encoding NAD-dependent epimerase/dehydratase family protein — translation MRPDWDSDDEGEGGGSPPERPHASGHLLPIISPDDDEGEDPEADDELDLEVDSEPRVVLITGASGNIGRKLRAAWEDVYDLVLIDSNPGPDEEDVIKADLSILDDEWGTHFHGVDTVVHLAANPDPESSAADLVEPNLDAMANVFNVAAMLGVDRIIYASSVHVMWGYREKGDGPITPDLPPRPESPYGLFKLAGERLGQSLADAFDLTFIAVRLGHVQAGRNRPEALSDDWHRKLWLSNHDLVQLFDAAVEAEIEDDPFVVVNGISRNHGTRWTLTNAAEVLGYLPEDDAFAPHPNVEAVDEVS, via the coding sequence ATGCGTCCTGATTGGGACTCGGATGACGAAGGTGAAGGAGGCGGAAGCCCCCCCGAGCGTCCGCACGCCTCGGGCCACCTGCTCCCCATCATCAGCCCGGACGACGACGAGGGCGAGGATCCCGAGGCCGACGACGAGCTCGACCTCGAGGTCGACAGCGAGCCGCGCGTGGTGCTCATCACGGGGGCCAGCGGGAACATCGGCCGGAAGCTGCGGGCGGCCTGGGAGGACGTCTATGACCTCGTCCTGATCGACTCCAACCCGGGGCCGGACGAAGAGGACGTCATCAAGGCGGACCTGAGCATCCTGGACGACGAGTGGGGCACGCACTTCCACGGCGTGGACACGGTCGTGCACCTCGCCGCGAACCCCGACCCCGAGTCGAGCGCCGCCGACCTGGTCGAGCCGAACCTGGACGCGATGGCCAACGTCTTCAACGTGGCCGCGATGCTCGGCGTCGACCGGATCATCTACGCCAGCTCCGTGCACGTGATGTGGGGCTACAGGGAGAAGGGGGACGGTCCGATCACCCCGGATTTGCCCCCCAGGCCCGAGAGCCCTTACGGCCTGTTCAAGCTCGCCGGCGAGCGCCTGGGCCAGAGCCTGGCGGACGCCTTCGACCTGACCTTCATCGCCGTGCGGCTGGGCCACGTCCAGGCGGGCCGGAACCGCCCCGAGGCCCTCTCCGACGACTGGCACCGCAAGCTCTGGCTGTCCAATCACGACCTGGTGCAGCTCTTCGACGCGGCCGTCGAGGCCGAGATCGAGGACGACCCGTTCGTCGTCGTCAACGGCATCTCCCGCAACCACGGCACCCGCTGGACCCTCACCAACGCCGCCGAGGTCCTGGGCTACCTCCCGGAGGACGACGCCTTCGCCCCGCATCCGAACGTCGAGGCCGTGGACGAGGTGTCGTGA
- a CDS encoding ClpX C4-type zinc finger protein, which yields MTKDEYCSFCRQPLGETGPIVEGAGTGGVRVFICRQCAELAIVLLDEEVRRRGEMPTKPSKAEVDMIHVCKVAIEHYEALSRQRQLTEVELERKRRVEADLERLKSEGPRGGTDRP from the coding sequence ATGACGAAGGACGAATACTGCTCCTTCTGCCGACAGCCTCTCGGCGAGACCGGTCCGATCGTTGAGGGAGCCGGCACAGGGGGCGTGCGTGTGTTCATTTGCCGGCAGTGTGCCGAGTTGGCGATCGTTCTCCTCGACGAGGAAGTGAGGCGACGAGGCGAGATGCCCACCAAGCCGTCCAAGGCCGAAGTGGACATGATTCACGTCTGCAAGGTGGCGATAGAACACTACGAGGCGTTGTCTAGGCAGAGGCAGCTTACGGAGGTCGAGCTGGAGCGCAAACGACGTGTCGAGGCTGACCTTGAGAGGCTGAAGTCCGAAGGGCCACGGGGCGGTACCGATAGACCATAG
- a CDS encoding DUF3006 domain-containing protein, with amino-acid sequence MRTLLSLDRFEGKGRSIAVLVIDDGEPIHVPRSLLPADAKAGDVLSLAIERDEAATRRLADDTREVQADLRATDPGGDIKL; translated from the coding sequence GTGCGAACCCTCCTCTCCCTCGACCGCTTCGAGGGCAAAGGCCGGTCGATCGCCGTGCTCGTGATCGACGACGGCGAGCCGATCCACGTCCCCCGCTCCCTGCTCCCCGCCGACGCGAAGGCCGGCGACGTGCTCTCGCTCGCGATCGAGCGCGACGAGGCCGCCACGCGGAGGCTCGCCGACGACACGCGGGAGGTCCAGGCCGACCTCCGCGCGACCGATCCGGGAGGTGATATCAAGCTGTGA